A region of the Caballeronia sp. TF1N1 genome:
CGATGAGAACGCTGCGGTCCGCTCGGGATTCGGCTCCGTCCACGCACGCGCCAGATACTCGGCGATCCGATAAAACACCGCGCCAGCCGGCCCGATGGGAATCAGAAACCAGAAGAACACGCCGAACACATGCCGATGCGACGCGATTACCGCGTGCACGAGCGTGTGGCGCACGATCTCGCTTACCGGCATGTCGACGGTATCGAGACCGGTCCACTCCGTGAGCACCTCGCGGGCGCGCGGCACGTCGTCGTTATTGAGCGCGAGATGGATATCGGTGAAATAGTGGCTGAACTGACGAAAGCCGAGCGTGAAGTACACGATCACCACGTTCCAGAAAAACGCCAGAACGAAGTTGATCCGATACAACACGTAATAGATGAGCCCGACCACGAGCGTCCACGGCAACACCACCACCAGCCACGCAACGATGCCGTGCTTTTCCTTGCCCGCGTCGAAGCCATGGGCGGTGCTTTCCGCATGATACTGAAGCAACGCCGAGATCGGATTGTGCGGCGATAACGCACGCACCTGCTCGAGGATAAGAGCCAGCAATACAGAGAAAAAAGTCATGCGGTGCGCCGAAACGGTCGGAGTAGTTCGAGTTTCGCGTAACGATAGCACAGCGTTCGATGCGTTCAGACGCGCTGACCAATCGCAAGGTCGCGTAACGTCGCACGTTGACGCGTCAGGCGGCGAGGAAGCGGTAGAAATTGCGCAACATGCCAGCCGTTGCACCCCAGATGAAATACGGAGCCGTCTTTTCATCGGGTTTGTAAGGCATGGCAAAAAAACGACGCTCGCCACCTTCCCATTGGAAAACGCGCACTTCGTGGTTTGCCGAGTCCATCAGAAACGCGAGCGGCACTTCGAAGATATCGGCGACTTCGCTCGTATCGGCTTTGAGCGCGAACGGCGGATAGACCAATGCAACGACAGGCGTCACGCGAAATCCGGTGCCTGTCAGATAGTCCGGCAGCGCGCCGACCACTTCGCAATGCTCCGCGCCCAGGCCGACTTCCTCGCGTGCTTCGCGTAGCGCGGTGGCGGCGGCATCGGCGTCCTCGGGTTCCTGACGGCCGCCGGGAAAGCTGATTTGTCCCGCGTGGTCGGAAAGATGGTCGGCCCGCTGAGTCAGGAGCACGGTCAGACCGCCTTCACGCACGACGAGCGGCACGAGAACAGAAGCCACGCGCGGATCGCCGCCGATGGCCTTGATGCGCTGTTCGGGCGCTTCCTGCGTCCATTCGAGCGTCTGTGCGAAACGCGCTCGCAGTCCTTCGGGCGTAAGGCGCGCGGGTGGTATGGCGGGAAGCGCGGCGCCCGTCGAGAGGACGGGCATTCGTTCAGGTTCGAGAATGCGGGGAGTCGAAGTCTTGCCGGTGGACACGGGTCGAAAGCCAGGATGTCGAAGATTCAATTTGAACACACCAAAGAAAAAAGCACCCGCGAGGGTGCTTTTTCAGTACGGCGCCTGGACGCTGAGTCTTTACTCTGCAGCGGCTGCGGCGGTACGGTCCTTCGTGAACAGCTTTTCCTTGATACGTGCCGACTTGCCCGAGCGCTCGCGCAGGTAGTACAGCTTCGCACGACGGACGTCGCCGCGACGCTTCACGACGATGCTCGCCAGCAGCGGCGAGTAGGTCTGGAACGTACGCTCAACGCCTTCGCCCGAGGAAATCTTGCGGACGATGAAGTTCGAGTTCAGGCCACGATTACGCTTGGCGATCACGACGCCTTCGTAAGCCTGCACGCGCTTGCGCGTACCTTCGACGACGTTCACGTTGACGATGACCGTGTCGCCCGGACCGAAGTCGGGGATCGATTTTTCGCCCAAAACGCGCGCGATCTCTTCGTTCTCGAGTTGCTCAATCAGATTCATTACTGACTCCTTGTGCCATCTTGCCGGAGTTGTGTGCCTAGATTTCGCTTGCGCGATTTCGTTGATAAGGCCCCGGTAGAGGATGGGTTCACTTCTGGCGCCGAGGTTGAATTCAGCGCCCCCATTTACCCCGCTCGTTGGCTCGAAGTCTATTCGGACTTCGACGCCGTCTTCGCGAGATCTGCGAGCCATGCCTCGTCGGCACGGCTCAACATCCTGCTTTTGCGCGCCCGGTGAATCAGATCGGGCCGCTTCGTGAATGTGTTGCGTAATGCTTCGCGCCTGCGCCAGGCGTCGATTTCCTTGTGATGGCCGCCGAGCAGCACATCGGGAACGCGCGCGCCTTCGTATTCTTCCGGACGCGTGTAATGCGGACAATCCAGAAGTACGTCGACGAAACTGTCCTGCACCGCCGATTGCGCGTCATTCAGCACGCCGGGCAACTGGCGCACGACGGCGTCCATCAACGCCATGGCGGGCAATTCGCCGCCTGACAGCACGAAGTCGCCGAGGCTTATTTCTTCGTCTACTTCACGATCGATCAGACGCTGGTCGATTGCTTCGTAACGACCGCACAACAGCACGAGGCCCGGCTCGGCGGCCATGCGCATCACGCGTTCGTGATCGAGCTTGGCGCCTTGCGGCGACATCATCACGACGCGCGTCGTCGCGATGCTTTGCTCGCGCTGCGCGGCTTTCGCTGCCGCGATCGCGTCTTCTAGCGGACGTGCCAGCATGACCATGCCGGGGCCGCCGCCGTACGGGCGATCGTCGACGGTGCGGTAATTGTCCGTGGTGAAGTCGCGCGGATTCCACGTACGCAAACCGAACCGCTCCTGCTTCACCGCCCGGCTGGTAATGCCCCACTCGGTCAGCGCGCGGAACATTTCGGGAAAGAGCGTTACGACATCGAACTGCATCGCTCTCTCCGTAACTTGCCGATGACGAGCACCGGGTTAATAGTCGGCGTCCCAGTCGACGATGATGCGTTTCGCCGCCCGATTTACCGTCTTCACATACACACCGACGAACGGAATGAGCCGCTCTTCGGTGACGGACTTGCCATCCTTGTCGTTACTCGGATACTCGATCCGCAGAATGGAATGCGCGCCGTTGTCGATCATGTCGGCGACACGGCCAAGCGCCACGCCCGCTTCGTTTTCGACATCGAGGCCGATCAGATCGACCCAGTAGAACTCGTCTTCGTCGTCGAGCTTCGGGAAGTCGCTGCGAGCGATGTAGACCGCGTGACCCTTCAGCAACAATGCGGCGTCGCGATCGTCACAGCCTGACAGGCGCGCGACGATGGTATCCGCGTGCACTTTAGACTGAACACAACGCGCGGACTTGAACTCGCGGCCTTTGACGAGCCACCAGTTCTTCGCGCCAAGCAGCGCGTCGCCGCCCAGCTTGCTGTTGGCGTGCGGAACGATCTTGATCCAGCCCTTCAGACCGTAGGCATCGGCGATAAAACCGATTTCCACCGCGTCTTCCGGAAGACCATCTACCGACTCGACCGCCGCCGATGCTTCCTGCGACCTGCCTTCGCCCGAAGCGTCCGCCGTCACGCGACGCGCGCCGGGTTTCCGGACGAACGCGCCAAACGTGCTGGCATTTTCTTCTTGCTTCGGCTTCGGCCGACTGACATTGCCAGCGACGTTGCCGGATTCGGAATCACGCGCGGGCATCAGCAGACCTTGAAGCGGAATACCTTGAACGACTGAACTTCAGTCGACAAACTAACCAGCACTTAAGCAGCCGGTTGAGCTTGCTGAGCTTGCTTGACCAGACGCTCGACGGTCGGCGACAGTTGCGCGCCAACGCCTTGCCAGTAGGTCAGACGATCTTGAGCGATTCGCAGCGATTCGCCCTTGGTCGCGACCGGGTTGTAGAAACCAACGCGCTCGATGAAGCGGCCGTCACGGCGGCTACGCGAATCGGTTGCGACGATGTTGTAAAACGGGCGCTTCTTCGAGCCGCCACGAGCCAAGCGGATGATGACCATGCTGAAATCCTTGAAAACCGGGGTTCGGAACTACCAGAACACGCGATTATAGCGGAAACCGACGCTCCAACAAACACTTAACGTGATTATTGCGCGCAGTTCGGGTTTGGAACGCTTAAAACGGCGCGCCACAAGGACAAAAGCCCCGCAGCGGCCAGTGCGGCATTGTGCCAGTGTGTGACCGCCGAAGCGAGCAGCGTAAGATGTCGGATTCTCGCCTGGCGCAATCAGAGCAATCCGCGATAAGACGGCGCGCGCGCCACTATTTTCACCACCGATACCACCGCTTTCGCTGATGACTTCTTCGTCCGTCGCTACCGAGACCGGCCCGAAACCGGCCGGCAACCAGAATTGCCCGTATTTCCGCTCGAAGACGCTCACGGCGGCGCTCGCGTTTTTCTTTGGCAGTATTGGACTGCACCGTTTCTATCTGTATGGAATGCGCGACAAATGGGGCTGGGCGCATATCGTCGGCATCGTGTTGGGCGCGGTGGGTTATCTGTTGCTCGCGGCGACGGAGCGGACTTCGATTCTGGGCTGGGTGCTGGCGTTTCCCGGCGCGGTATCGCTGCTGGCGGCGTTTCTTTCCGCGATCGTCTATGGTCTTCGACCCGACGCCAAGTGGGACGCGCAATTCAACGCGCATACCAACCGGCAAAGCGATTCGGGCTGGACGGTCATCTTCATCGTCATTTTTTCATTGCTGTTCGGCGCGTTCTTGCTGATGACCGGCCTCGCGCTGACGTTCCAGACTTATTTCGAAAGCCAGGTGGAAGCTGCGAAGACACTGTCGCAGTAGGCGATAGACGACGAGTGCAGGCGTTAGAACAAGTCGAGCTGGCCTTTGTCTGGCACCGGTTTGACGAACGCGGGTGGCTTGAAGTCCGACATGTCGAGAATGCCGCGCTGCCGGGCGTTCAATCCCAGACGCTTGGTTGCTTGTTGAAAGCGCTGCTTCAGCATGTCCGCCCATAATCCTTCGCCCTTCATGCGTTTGGCAAAGTCCGCGTCGTAGTCCTTGCCGCCGCGCATGTCGCGTACGCGGCTCATCACGCGGTCGGCGCGATCGGGAAAATGCGCCGCGAGCCAATCCTTGAAAAGCGGCGCCACTTCCCATGGCAGGCGCAACACGATGTAGCTGGCGGTCTTCGCGCCCGCTTCCGCACACGCTTCGAGCACCCGCTCCAGATCCGGCTCCGTGACGAACGGAATAACCGGCGCGATACTCACGCCCACCGGAATGCCCGCCTCGGCGAGCGTGCGGATCGTGCGCAGACGCCGCGCGGGGGTGGCCGCGCGCGGTTCGAGCGTGCGGGCGATGTCTGCATCGAGCGTAGTCACGGTGATGGCCGCCATGACCTGCCCGCGCTCCGCCATGGGCGCCAGCAAATCGATATCGCGTTCGATCAGCGACGACTTCGTGATCGCCGCGAACGGATGACCGCAATCGTGCAGCACCTGAATGACGCTGCGCGTGATCTTGAGATCGCGCTCGACGGGCTGATAGGCGTCCGTATTCACGCCGAGCGCAATGGATTCCGGCTCGTACTTCGGCTTTCCGATCTCGCGCCTGAGAAGTTCGGCGGCGTTGACCTTGGCGTAAATGCGGCTTTCGAAATCGAGTCCCGGCGACAGGCCAAGATAACTATGCGTCGGACGCGCGAAGCAGTAGATACAGCCGTGTTCGCACCCGCGATACGGATTGAGCGACACGCTAAACGGTATGTCGGGCGAATTGTTGTGCGTCAGAATGCTCTTTGCGCGTTCTTCGAACACCTGTGTGCGAAGCGGCGGCGCGCCCTCGTCGTCACCGTCCGTTTCGTGTAGCCAGCCGTCGTCCACGCGTTCGCGCGCGTCTTTCTCGTAGCGTCCCTGCATGTTCGTCACCGCGCCGCGCCCTTTCAGCGGCGCGGGCGGCGCGACAGGAAATTCACGGTCGGGTGTCGGCATTACGATGAGCGCAGCAGAAAATGTACTGTACAAATATACAGTATCGACACGTCATCGCAAGCAGAAAATCACACGTCCACCGGGATCATCAGCGTTTCCTTGATTTCCTCCATTACCACATAACTTTTCGACTGCACCGCGCCCGGCAGTTGCAGAAGGATGTCGCCAAGAAGCTTGCGGTAGTCGGCCATTTCGCCGATCCGCGCCTTGATCAGATAGTCGAAATCGCCGGAAACGAGGTGGCATTCGAGCACTTCCGGAATGCGCTGCACCTCGCGGCGAAACTGCTCGAACATATTGCCGCTCTTGTGATCCAGCGTGATCTCGACGAACACTAGCAGCGCCGCGCCGAGTTGAGCCGGATTAACACGCGCGTAATAGCCCGTGATCACGGCGTCCCGTTCCATGCGCTTCACCCTTTCGATACAAGGCGTGACGGACAGCCCGACGCGCTCCGCAAGGTCCTTCATCGCGATGCGGCCATCCGCTTGAAGAATGTTCAGGATCTTGTGATCGAGCTTATCGAGCGCGCGCACCGGATTTCGCTGTGTTCTCATGCGTTTTTTCCTGAAAATCCGCCAAATACATTAACTAAAACTATATCGACATCAATAGTATAGGCGATAACACTACACAAACTTCCGTCCGCGGCTCAGTTCCACTTCTTGCGCGCAAACGGGCAGTTTCATCGAATCCTGATGGAGAACTCATGCGTATCGTTATTCTCGGAAGCGGCGTCGTCGGCGTAACCAGTGCTTACTATCTGGCGCGGGCGGGTCACGAAGTCACGGTCATCGACCGCGAAGCCGGCCCCGCGCTCGAAACGAGTTTCGCCAACGCCGGGCAAATTTCGCCGGGCTACGCGTCGCCGTGGGCCGCGCCGGGCGTGCCGCTCAAGGCCGTCAAATGGATGTTCGAGAAGCACGCGCCGCTTGCCATCCGTCTCGATGGCACGATGACTCAGCTTCAATGGATGTGGCAAATGCTGCGTAACTGCACGCAAGATCGCTACATGGTCAACAAGGGCCGCATGGTGCGCCTCGCCGAATACAGCCGCGATTGCCTGCAAGCCTTGCGCGCGGATACAGACATTCACTACGAAGGCCGCACCGGCGGCACGCTGCAACTCTTCCGCACGCAGGCGCAACTGGACGGCGCGGCGAAGGACATCGCGGTGTTGAAAGACGCGAACGTTCCGTTCGAATTGCTCTCATTGGCCGAACTCGCGAAGGCAGAACCGGCGCTGGCAGCGGTATCGCACAAACTGACGGGCGGCTTGCGCCTGCCGAACGACGAAACCGGCGATTGCCAGATGTTCACCACGCGCCTCGCCGCCATGGCCGAAGCGTTGGGCGTCAAGTTCCGCTACAACACGCCAATCGACGCACTTGCCATGAGCCAGGGCCGGATTGCCGGCGTGCAATGCGGCAAGGAACTGGTGACAGGTGACTCCTACGTCGTCGCGCTCGGTTCATATTCGCCTAAGTTGCTCGGCGATCTCGTCAAGATTCCGGTTTATCCGCTCAAGGGTTATTCGCTCACCGCGCCCATTGTCGATGCGGCCCGCGCGCCTGTTTCGACCGTGCTCGACGAGACGTACAAGATCGCGATCACGCGTTTCGACGACCGCATTCGCGTGGGCGGCATGGCGGAGATCGTCGGCTACGACAAGTCGTTGAAGCAGGCGCGCCGCGAGACGCTGGAAATGTGCGTGAACGACCTGTTCCCCGGCGGTGGCGATACGGCCAGCGCCAAGTTCTGGACTGGCCTGCGCCCGATGACGCCGGACGGCACGCCGATCGTTGGCCGCACGCCGGTGCCGAATCTGTATCTGAATACCGGACACGGCACGCTCGGCTGGACGATGTCGTGCGGCTCCGGCCAGTTGCTCGCCGACCTGATGTCCGGCAAGCAACCCGCGATTCGGGCCGACGATTTGTCGGTGCATCGTTATATGGGCGAAGTCGGTGTGAAGACGCGTCCCGCTTATGCTTGAGAAGGCGATCACGCACGAAGAAAACCCCACGTTGCGAACGACGTGGGGTTTTTTCATGCGCGGGCGTCGGCTCGCGTTCGATGAGCTTCGGCGCTCACATCAAAACTGATCCTCGCTCAACGCGAGCACGCCTTCGCTCCCATTCGCGCTGACAATCGATGCCTCGATGCCCGGCGCCTGCGACAGAATGTGTTCCGCGTAAAACTGAGCCGTCGCGATTTTCGCCGAATAAAAGCGCTCGTCCTCGCCGCGCTTTTTTTGCGCGGTGAGCATCGCGCGCGCCATCTGCCAG
Encoded here:
- a CDS encoding CobD/CbiB family protein: MTFFSVLLALILEQVRALSPHNPISALLQYHAESTAHGFDAGKEKHGIVAWLVVVLPWTLVVGLIYYVLYRINFVLAFFWNVVIVYFTLGFRQFSHYFTDIHLALNNDDVPRAREVLTEWTGLDTVDMPVSEIVRHTLVHAVIASHRHVFGVFFWFLIPIGPAGAVFYRIAEYLARAWTEPNPERTAAFSSFAQRAFFVIDWIPTRLTALGFAIVGNFEDAIYAWRNHARQWPDPNEGVLLAAGSGALGARLAGPLAEPLSVEALAVGDASPLPVGDDCTPRTLQSAVGLVWRAVILWMLILLMLTIAVWLA
- a CDS encoding CoA pyrophosphatase, which produces MPVLSTGAALPAIPPARLTPEGLRARFAQTLEWTQEAPEQRIKAIGGDPRVASVLVPLVVREGGLTVLLTQRADHLSDHAGQISFPGGRQEPEDADAAATALREAREEVGLGAEHCEVVGALPDYLTGTGFRVTPVVALVYPPFALKADTSEVADIFEVPLAFLMDSANHEVRVFQWEGGERRFFAMPYKPDEKTAPYFIWGATAGMLRNFYRFLAA
- the rplS gene encoding 50S ribosomal protein L19; the protein is MNLIEQLENEEIARVLGEKSIPDFGPGDTVIVNVNVVEGTRKRVQAYEGVVIAKRNRGLNSNFIVRKISSGEGVERTFQTYSPLLASIVVKRRGDVRRAKLYYLRERSGKSARIKEKLFTKDRTAAAAAE
- the trmD gene encoding tRNA (guanosine(37)-N1)-methyltransferase TrmD; protein product: MQFDVVTLFPEMFRALTEWGITSRAVKQERFGLRTWNPRDFTTDNYRTVDDRPYGGGPGMVMLARPLEDAIAAAKAAQREQSIATTRVVMMSPQGAKLDHERVMRMAAEPGLVLLCGRYEAIDQRLIDREVDEEISLGDFVLSGGELPAMALMDAVVRQLPGVLNDAQSAVQDSFVDVLLDCPHYTRPEEYEGARVPDVLLGGHHKEIDAWRRREALRNTFTKRPDLIHRARKSRMLSRADEAWLADLAKTASKSE
- the rimM gene encoding ribosome maturation factor RimM (Essential for efficient processing of 16S rRNA), with the protein product MPARDSESGNVAGNVSRPKPKQEENASTFGAFVRKPGARRVTADASGEGRSQEASAAVESVDGLPEDAVEIGFIADAYGLKGWIKIVPHANSKLGGDALLGAKNWWLVKGREFKSARCVQSKVHADTIVARLSGCDDRDAALLLKGHAVYIARSDFPKLDDEDEFYWVDLIGLDVENEAGVALGRVADMIDNGAHSILRIEYPSNDKDGKSVTEERLIPFVGVYVKTVNRAAKRIIVDWDADY
- the rpsP gene encoding 30S ribosomal protein S16 produces the protein MVIIRLARGGSKKRPFYNIVATDSRSRRDGRFIERVGFYNPVATKGESLRIAQDRLTYWQGVGAQLSPTVERLVKQAQQAQPAA
- a CDS encoding TM2 domain-containing protein — encoded protein: MTSSSVATETGPKPAGNQNCPYFRSKTLTAALAFFFGSIGLHRFYLYGMRDKWGWAHIVGIVLGAVGYLLLAATERTSILGWVLAFPGAVSLLAAFLSAIVYGLRPDAKWDAQFNAHTNRQSDSGWTVIFIVIFSLLFGAFLLMTGLALTFQTYFESQVEAAKTLSQ
- a CDS encoding PA0069 family radical SAM protein, which encodes MPTPDREFPVAPPAPLKGRGAVTNMQGRYEKDARERVDDGWLHETDGDDEGAPPLRTQVFEERAKSILTHNNSPDIPFSVSLNPYRGCEHGCIYCFARPTHSYLGLSPGLDFESRIYAKVNAAELLRREIGKPKYEPESIALGVNTDAYQPVERDLKITRSVIQVLHDCGHPFAAITKSSLIERDIDLLAPMAERGQVMAAITVTTLDADIARTLEPRAATPARRLRTIRTLAEAGIPVGVSIAPVIPFVTEPDLERVLEACAEAGAKTASYIVLRLPWEVAPLFKDWLAAHFPDRADRVMSRVRDMRGGKDYDADFAKRMKGEGLWADMLKQRFQQATKRLGLNARQRGILDMSDFKPPAFVKPVPDKGQLDLF
- a CDS encoding Lrp/AsnC ligand binding domain-containing protein, encoding MRTQRNPVRALDKLDHKILNILQADGRIAMKDLAERVGLSVTPCIERVKRMERDAVITGYYARVNPAQLGAALLVFVEITLDHKSGNMFEQFRREVQRIPEVLECHLVSGDFDYLIKARIGEMADYRKLLGDILLQLPGAVQSKSYVVMEEIKETLMIPVDV
- a CDS encoding D-amino acid dehydrogenase, translating into MRIVILGSGVVGVTSAYYLARAGHEVTVIDREAGPALETSFANAGQISPGYASPWAAPGVPLKAVKWMFEKHAPLAIRLDGTMTQLQWMWQMLRNCTQDRYMVNKGRMVRLAEYSRDCLQALRADTDIHYEGRTGGTLQLFRTQAQLDGAAKDIAVLKDANVPFELLSLAELAKAEPALAAVSHKLTGGLRLPNDETGDCQMFTTRLAAMAEALGVKFRYNTPIDALAMSQGRIAGVQCGKELVTGDSYVVALGSYSPKLLGDLVKIPVYPLKGYSLTAPIVDAARAPVSTVLDETYKIAITRFDDRIRVGGMAEIVGYDKSLKQARRETLEMCVNDLFPGGGDTASAKFWTGLRPMTPDGTPIVGRTPVPNLYLNTGHGTLGWTMSCGSGQLLADLMSGKQPAIRADDLSVHRYMGEVGVKTRPAYA